The Flaviramulus sp. BrNp1-15 genome has a window encoding:
- a CDS encoding WbqC family protein, whose protein sequence is MQIIIHPTYFPNIAHFVAMVNAEGITFEMDDNFLKQTYRNRTYIYGANGKLALNIPVIHSQKNRQKYRDVKIFNEEKWQDNHWKSLLSAYRTSPFFEYYEDELVTLFTEKTEHLLDFNLKCFEVICDCLQLDLNIHKTETYQKNITDKIDYRYLVNAKKEIPQQFNNYTQVFRDKHGFISNLSILDLLFNEGPNVLNYLESQTLIQP, encoded by the coding sequence ATGCAAATTATAATTCACCCAACATATTTTCCAAATATTGCGCATTTTGTAGCTATGGTAAATGCAGAAGGCATCACTTTTGAAATGGATGACAATTTCCTAAAGCAAACCTATCGTAATCGCACTTATATTTACGGTGCTAACGGAAAATTAGCATTAAATATTCCGGTTATCCATTCTCAAAAAAATCGTCAGAAATATAGAGACGTAAAAATTTTTAATGAAGAAAAATGGCAAGACAACCATTGGAAATCATTACTTTCAGCCTATAGAACCTCTCCTTTTTTTGAATATTATGAAGATGAACTAGTTACATTATTTACTGAAAAAACTGAGCATCTTTTAGACTTTAATTTAAAATGTTTTGAAGTAATTTGCGACTGTTTACAATTAGATCTAAATATTCATAAAACGGAAACTTACCAAAAAAATATTACTGATAAAATAGACTATAGATATTTAGTGAATGCTAAAAAAGAAATACCTCAACAGTTTAATAATTACACTCAGGTTTTTAGAGACAAACACGGTTTTATTTCTAATTTAAGCATTTTAGATTTACTTTTTAACGAAGGGCCAAATGTATTAAACTATTTAGAATCGCAAACCCTAATACAACCATAA
- a CDS encoding TonB-dependent receptor domain-containing protein, whose product MKRLVIFITLIFPLLIFSQIEIKGSIVDANETIVWANIILTQPNSDKIIGTTSDFDGNFTLNAVKGNYTLTVSYVGYTTFKKEITLENNINLNTITLQADTNSLDEVVITSRKKLIEQKPDRIIFNVENSITASNGDALDALKVAPGLQVQNGVINMFGKGNSRVMINDRMLPLSAEELTSYLNTLSASDIKKIEVITSPPSKYDASGNGGLINIVLKRGTQNSWKNSTSIIHNIDTYNFTTFRNSLLFNKNKVNLSLSIDKTRGYIRGEEDFQVYYPTSTWDIDINTKDHKKAFSGRILLDYDVTKNTTIGVQYFGNKTNPDISDRSITNIYNTSNTIDSLLINNGKEFDERISHSLNLHAITKLDSLGRKLSFDADYFTYDAEKGRNFRTESFDSNNQFQNVNLSALANSIQHIKNLSFKADMEHPLKNINLSYGFKVSTIDSESGLDFYNTISGFAELDTNVSNSFKYEENNQAIYVNGSKKINDKWQLQLGLRLENTQTEGFSLELNQTTKNDYSKLFPSLFVMHNSNENNTFSLSYVKRIQRPAFSHLNPFRVYVSSNTYNQGNPFLQPSFNNNFEIKHTYKNKLTTNIFYNIMNDASGVIFTSNIEENTQIVTRDNFFTEYTIGLGQSYIYNKLNWLQSQNSFILVHIKSKFTKPFDATPQNGLSYIAASNNTIKLNANNRLQIDANYNSKAKSNLFSVGDSFSLDLGYSSLFLHKSLQFSIVFKDVFATSYLNNLESNVNGVRQVYGQNRNNRYLRFSLSYNFGNKKIKEKNRQFGNAEETRRTN is encoded by the coding sequence ATGAAACGACTTGTAATTTTTATCACCTTAATTTTTCCGTTATTAATCTTTTCTCAAATAGAAATAAAAGGAAGCATTGTAGATGCAAACGAAACTATTGTATGGGCAAACATTATACTAACACAACCAAATAGCGATAAAATTATTGGCACTACCTCTGACTTTGATGGTAACTTTACTTTAAATGCTGTTAAAGGCAATTATACACTTACTGTAAGTTATGTTGGTTACACCACTTTTAAAAAAGAAATCACCTTAGAAAACAATATAAATTTAAATACTATCACGCTTCAAGCCGACACCAATTCGCTTGATGAAGTTGTAATTACCAGTCGTAAAAAACTAATTGAACAGAAACCCGACCGAATAATTTTTAATGTTGAAAATAGCATAACTGCAAGTAATGGAGATGCGCTTGATGCCTTAAAAGTAGCTCCTGGTTTACAAGTGCAAAATGGAGTTATTAATATGTTTGGTAAAGGCAATTCTAGAGTTATGATAAATGATAGAATGCTTCCGCTTTCTGCCGAAGAACTTACCAGTTATTTAAACACGTTATCTGCGAGCGATATTAAAAAAATTGAAGTTATCACTTCGCCTCCTTCAAAATATGACGCTTCTGGAAATGGCGGATTAATAAACATTGTATTAAAAAGAGGTACTCAAAATTCTTGGAAAAACTCAACCTCTATCATTCATAATATTGACACTTATAATTTTACAACCTTTAGAAACAGTTTATTATTCAACAAAAACAAAGTCAATTTATCTTTAAGCATTGATAAAACCAGAGGTTATATTAGAGGAGAAGAAGATTTTCAAGTATATTATCCAACCAGTACTTGGGATATAGACATCAATACTAAAGATCATAAAAAGGCTTTTTCTGGACGCATACTTTTAGATTACGATGTTACAAAAAACACAACTATAGGTGTTCAATATTTTGGCAATAAAACCAATCCTGATATTAGTGATAGAAGTATTACCAATATTTATAACACTTCAAACACTATAGATTCTTTATTGATTAATAATGGTAAAGAATTTGATGAAAGAATAAGTCATTCTTTAAACTTACACGCTATAACCAAACTAGATTCGTTAGGAAGAAAACTATCATTTGATGCAGATTATTTTACTTATGATGCCGAAAAAGGCAGAAATTTTAGAACCGAAAGTTTTGATTCCAACAATCAATTTCAAAATGTAAATCTTTCAGCATTAGCAAATTCTATTCAGCACATAAAAAATCTAAGTTTTAAAGCAGATATGGAGCATCCTTTAAAAAATATAAATCTTTCTTATGGTTTTAAAGTAAGTACTATTGATAGTGAAAGTGGACTTGATTTTTATAACACAATTTCTGGTTTTGCCGAATTAGATACTAATGTTTCAAATTCATTTAAATATGAAGAAAACAATCAAGCTATTTACGTAAACGGAAGCAAAAAAATAAACGACAAATGGCAACTGCAATTAGGCTTAAGATTAGAAAACACACAAACAGAAGGATTTTCTTTAGAGTTGAATCAAACTACTAAAAATGACTACTCAAAACTATTCCCATCACTATTTGTTATGCATAATAGCAACGAAAATAACACCTTTTCTTTAAGTTATGTAAAAAGAATACAGCGTCCTGCATTCAGCCACTTAAACCCATTTAGAGTTTATGTAAGTAGCAATACATACAATCAAGGTAACCCATTTTTACAACCTAGTTTTAATAACAATTTTGAAATAAAACATACATACAAAAACAAGCTAACCACTAATATTTTCTATAATATTATGAATGACGCTTCAGGAGTAATTTTTACATCAAATATCGAAGAAAATACGCAGATTGTTACGCGAGATAATTTCTTTACTGAATACACAATTGGCTTAGGACAAAGCTATATTTATAATAAATTAAATTGGCTACAAAGTCAAAACAGCTTTATTCTTGTTCATATTAAAAGCAAGTTTACAAAACCTTTTGATGCTACACCTCAAAACGGATTATCTTACATAGCAGCATCAAACAACACTATAAAACTAAATGCGAATAACAGATTACAAATTGATGCAAATTATAACTCTAAAGCTAAGTCAAATTTATTTTCTGTTGGAGATTCATTTAGCCTAGATTTAGGATATAGTTCATTATTTTTACACAAAAGTTTACAGTTTTCGATAGTATTTAAAGATGTATTTGCCACATCTTATTTAAATAATTTAGAATCTAACGTAAATGGAGTACGACAAGTTTATGGACAAAACAGGAATAATAGATACCTTCGTTTTTCATTAAGTTATAACTTCGGTAACAAAAAAATAAAAGAAAAAAACAGACAGTTTGGAAATGCTGAAGAAACACGAAGAACAAATTAA
- the dapB gene encoding 4-hydroxy-tetrahydrodipicolinate reductase, with product MKIALLGYGRMGKTIEQIAINRGHDIVLKVDKDDNDYDITKADVAIDFSIPTVAFNNISNCLNNGVPVISGTTGWLENYDNAVELCKEKNGAFIYTSNYSLGVNIFFELNKTLAKMMSNLKQYNVTMEEIHHTQKLDAPSGTAISLANDIITNNENYKNWKLDENGESIIPIVAKRIEDVPGTHTITYISEVDTINIEHVAHNRQGFALGAVIAAEWIVGKTGVFTMNDVLNIG from the coding sequence ATGAAAATAGCTTTACTTGGATACGGAAGAATGGGAAAAACCATTGAACAAATTGCAATAAATCGTGGTCATGACATCGTTCTAAAAGTCGATAAAGACGATAATGATTATGATATCACCAAAGCCGATGTTGCTATAGATTTTAGTATCCCAACAGTAGCATTCAATAATATATCTAATTGTTTGAATAACGGAGTTCCTGTTATTTCTGGCACAACAGGCTGGTTAGAAAACTACGATAACGCTGTTGAATTATGTAAAGAAAAAAACGGTGCTTTTATTTATACTTCAAACTACAGTTTAGGTGTTAATATTTTTTTCGAGCTTAATAAAACACTTGCTAAAATGATGAGTAACTTAAAGCAGTACAATGTTACTATGGAAGAAATTCATCATACTCAAAAGCTCGATGCTCCAAGTGGTACTGCCATTTCTTTGGCTAACGATATTATCACAAATAATGAGAATTACAAGAATTGGAAATTAGATGAAAATGGTGAATCTATCATTCCTATAGTTGCAAAACGTATTGAAGATGTTCCAGGAACGCATACTATTACTTATATAAGCGAAGTTGACACCATAAATATAGAACACGTAGCACATAACAGACAAGGTTTTGCTTTGGGTGCAGTTATTGCTGCAGAGTGGATTGTTGGAAAAACAGGAGTTTTCACCATGAACGATGTGTTAAATATTGGTTAA
- a CDS encoding M15 family metallopeptidase: MGVKKNYIVFLIIIFGLQNKVISQNMVNQDSIYKDLVLGKFNYKNNNLFVKANPIHTSKTIYLNNEVYIAFVDMYKQAKADGIDLKIISGTRNFTEQKTIWERKWNKYKNLQPFDRAKKILEYSSMPTTSRHHWGTDIDLNSLSNTYFEHGKGKKEYEWLIKNAHAFGFYQVYTNKETGRTGYNLEKWHWSYMPLASKYLNYYNTNINYIDITNFEGSELAEKLNIIPGYVNGISEEAKNAILTD, encoded by the coding sequence ATGGGAGTAAAAAAAAATTACATAGTTTTTCTTATCATAATTTTTGGTCTCCAAAATAAGGTTATTTCTCAAAATATGGTTAATCAAGACTCTATTTATAAAGATTTAGTACTAGGTAAATTCAATTATAAAAACAATAACTTATTTGTAAAAGCAAACCCTATTCATACTTCAAAAACCATTTACTTAAATAATGAAGTTTATATTGCTTTTGTTGATATGTACAAGCAAGCAAAAGCAGATGGAATTGATTTAAAAATCATTTCTGGAACTCGAAATTTTACCGAACAAAAAACTATTTGGGAAAGAAAATGGAACAAATACAAAAATCTACAACCCTTTGATAGAGCAAAAAAAATTTTAGAGTATAGTTCTATGCCAACCACCTCTAGACACCATTGGGGAACGGATATAGATTTAAATAGTTTAAGCAACACTTACTTTGAACATGGGAAAGGCAAAAAAGAATACGAATGGCTTATAAAAAATGCTCATGCTTTTGGTTTTTATCAAGTTTACACTAATAAAGAGACAGGAAGAACGGGTTATAATTTAGAAAAATGGCATTGGTCTTATATGCCTTTGGCTAGTAAATATTTAAATTATTATAACACAAATATCAACTATATAGACATCACAAATTTTGAAGGCTCTGAGCTTGCTGAAAAGCTAAATATTATTCCAGGATATGTAAATGGAATTTCAGAAGAAGCTAAAAATGCAATTTTAACAGATTAA
- a CDS encoding rhomboid family intramembrane serine protease translates to MTSLSQDIKQKLSNLNVLEKIIAINVVVFLLGLFLKSVMGWLELPSSFSEFITKPWTIITYAFLHYDFLHLLFNMLWLYFLGRMFLNLFGPKMALNIYFLGAISGGVLFMLGYTLFPSLFGSYSRLLGASAAVRALLIFLCAHMPNQDIRFFTFNLKLWYVGAAIVVLDVIGLFGANSGGNLAHLGGALLGYVYAKQLLKGHDIGKGFERFMDSIVSIFKPSKKGPLKTVHKNKSKVGGYTKSDFKEFNNQKKIDVILDKISKSGYDSLTSEEKEFLFKAGK, encoded by the coding sequence ATGACTTCGCTTTCTCAAGATATAAAACAAAAACTGTCTAATCTTAATGTATTAGAAAAAATAATAGCCATTAATGTGGTTGTTTTTTTATTAGGATTATTTCTTAAATCTGTAATGGGTTGGTTAGAATTACCTAGTAGTTTTTCTGAGTTTATTACTAAGCCATGGACAATTATTACCTATGCGTTTTTACACTACGATTTCTTGCACCTTCTTTTTAATATGCTTTGGTTGTATTTCTTGGGGCGGATGTTTTTAAATTTATTTGGTCCTAAAATGGCTCTTAATATCTACTTTTTGGGAGCAATTTCTGGTGGTGTTTTATTTATGTTGGGGTATACTTTGTTTCCAAGTTTATTTGGTAGTTATTCCAGGTTGTTAGGAGCATCTGCAGCGGTGAGAGCCTTGTTAATTTTTTTATGTGCCCATATGCCCAATCAGGATATACGCTTTTTTACTTTTAATTTAAAACTTTGGTATGTTGGAGCTGCAATAGTTGTTTTAGATGTTATTGGACTTTTTGGAGCTAATTCAGGAGGGAATTTAGCACATTTGGGTGGTGCTTTACTGGGTTATGTTTATGCTAAACAGTTGCTAAAAGGTCATGATATTGGTAAGGGTTTTGAGCGTTTTATGGATAGCATTGTAAGTATATTTAAACCATCTAAAAAAGGCCCTTTAAAAACAGTTCATAAAAATAAAAGTAAGGTTGGAGGTTATACTAAATCTGATTTTAAAGAGTTCAATAATCAAAAGAAAATTGATGTGATTCTCGATAAAATCAGTAAAAGTGGTTACGATAGTTTAACTTCTGAAGAAAAGGAATTCTTATTTAAGGCAGGGAAGTAG
- a CDS encoding ParA family protein — MGKIIAIANQKGGVGKTTTSINLAASLGVLEKKVLLIDADPQANATSGIGIDVESVEIGTYQLLEHSNAAKDAIVKTETPNLDIIPAHIDLVAIEIELVDKDEREYMLKKALHEIKYDYDYILIDCAPSLGLLTLNALTAADAVIIPIQCEYFALEGLGKLLNTIKSVQKIHNPDLDIEGLLLTMYDSRLRLSNQVVEEVQKHFNDMVFQTIIQRNVRLSEAPSYGESIINYDAASKGANNYLSLAKEIINKNS, encoded by the coding sequence ATGGGTAAAATCATTGCAATTGCTAATCAAAAAGGTGGTGTTGGTAAAACAACCACCTCAATTAACTTAGCAGCTTCACTAGGCGTTCTAGAAAAAAAAGTATTACTTATAGATGCTGACCCTCAAGCAAATGCAACTTCTGGAATTGGAATAGATGTAGAATCTGTTGAAATAGGAACCTACCAGCTTTTAGAGCATTCTAACGCTGCAAAAGACGCTATAGTTAAAACCGAAACTCCTAACTTAGATATTATTCCTGCTCATATTGACTTAGTAGCTATTGAAATAGAACTTGTTGATAAAGATGAACGCGAATACATGCTAAAAAAAGCATTACATGAGATAAAATATGATTACGATTATATTTTAATTGATTGTGCACCGTCATTAGGCTTGTTAACTTTAAACGCATTAACTGCTGCAGATGCAGTAATTATACCAATTCAATGTGAATATTTTGCACTTGAAGGTTTAGGAAAACTTTTAAACACTATTAAAAGTGTTCAAAAAATTCATAATCCAGATTTAGACATAGAAGGACTACTTCTTACTATGTACGATTCGCGTTTACGATTATCAAACCAGGTAGTGGAAGAAGTGCAAAAACACTTTAACGACATGGTTTTTCAAACCATTATACAGCGTAATGTTCGTTTAAGCGAAGCGCCAAGTTATGGCGAAAGCATAATTAATTATGATGCAGCTAGTAAAGGTGCAAACAATTACTTAAGTTTGGCAAAAGAAATCATCAATAAAAACTCCTAA
- the lepB gene encoding signal peptidase I — translation MTWTQWFIFILIIQVIHGLGTWKLYIKAGRQAWEAFVPVYNGVVLMKIINRPWWWIILLFLPIVNLIMFIVVWVETARSFGKNTHLDTFLAVITLGFYNFYLNYIADVKHVKDKSIHPKSSSGEWTSSILFAIVAATIVHTYFIQPFTIPSSSLEKSLLVGDFLFVSKFNYGARVPMTTVAAPMVHDTIPILKKKSYLFDDHKGSHSWKNKLQLPYLRIPGFEKIERNEIVVFNQPADTLLDMNNFTPDRNYYKPIDKKTNLVKRCVGVAGDSLEIRDGFVYINGEKNVLPDRAHLQFSYLVQPKTNQFSPKFLKDRYDITDGFGIINNQNTYYFSAISDEALSKFKNHPNVASITPNKKIEGERDPSIFPHDPNYNWNVDFFGPLYIPEEGKTIDINLEVLPLYKRVITEYEGNTLQVKGNQILINGEVANTYTFKQNYYWMMGDNRHNSIDARRWGFVPFNHVVGKPVFIWMSWDGKNPRWERYFTTVSGNGKPTSYFVPFIVLLVAYFGLRYWSRKRLKKE, via the coding sequence ATGACGTGGACACAATGGTTTATATTCATATTAATTATTCAAGTAATTCATGGTTTAGGCACTTGGAAATTATACATTAAAGCAGGCAGACAAGCTTGGGAAGCTTTTGTTCCCGTTTATAATGGTGTTGTTTTAATGAAAATAATAAATCGCCCTTGGTGGTGGATTATACTATTATTTCTACCTATTGTAAACCTCATTATGTTTATTGTTGTTTGGGTTGAAACCGCAAGAAGTTTTGGTAAAAACACGCATTTAGATACTTTTTTAGCAGTAATTACTTTAGGTTTTTATAATTTTTATTTGAATTATATTGCTGATGTTAAACATGTTAAAGATAAAAGTATACACCCAAAATCGAGTTCTGGTGAGTGGACAAGCTCAATACTATTTGCTATTGTTGCAGCTACTATTGTGCATACTTATTTTATTCAGCCATTTACAATTCCGTCGTCATCATTAGAAAAATCCTTATTAGTTGGCGATTTTTTATTTGTAAGCAAATTTAATTATGGCGCACGAGTACCCATGACAACCGTTGCTGCACCTATGGTACATGATACTATTCCTATTTTAAAAAAGAAATCGTATTTATTTGACGATCACAAAGGAAGCCATTCATGGAAAAACAAATTACAACTGCCTTATTTACGTATTCCAGGGTTTGAAAAAATTGAAAGAAATGAAATAGTTGTATTCAATCAACCAGCAGATACATTGTTGGATATGAATAATTTTACCCCTGATAGAAATTACTACAAACCTATAGACAAGAAAACAAATCTTGTAAAACGCTGTGTTGGTGTTGCTGGTGACTCTTTAGAGATTCGTGATGGTTTTGTTTACATTAACGGTGAAAAAAATGTACTTCCGGATAGAGCACATTTACAGTTTAGTTATTTGGTTCAACCTAAAACAAATCAATTTAGTCCAAAGTTTTTAAAAGACCGTTACGACATTACAGATGGCTTTGGCATTATAAATAATCAAAACACTTACTACTTTTCTGCAATTTCAGATGAAGCTTTATCTAAGTTTAAAAATCATCCTAACGTTGCAAGTATAACACCAAATAAAAAGATTGAAGGAGAAAGAGACCCAAGCATCTTTCCGCATGATCCTAATTACAATTGGAATGTGGACTTTTTTGGTCCGTTGTACATCCCTGAAGAAGGAAAAACTATTGATATAAATTTAGAAGTTTTACCACTATACAAACGTGTAATTACCGAATATGAAGGCAACACACTACAAGTAAAAGGCAATCAAATTTTAATTAACGGTGAAGTTGCCAACACATATACTTTTAAACAAAATTACTATTGGATGATGGGAGATAATCGTCATAACTCAATAGATGCAAGACGTTGGGGCTTTGTACCTTTCAACCATGTTGTTGGTAAACCTGTTTTTATCTGGATGAGTTGGGATGGCAAAAATCCACGTTGGGAGCGTTACTTTACAACAGTTAGTGGTAATGGAAAACCAACTTCTTATTTTGTTCCTTTTATAGTATTGTTAGTTGCTTATTTTGGTCTTAGATATTGGTCAAGGAAAAGGTTAAAAAAAGAGTAA
- a CDS encoding DUF6122 family protein, with the protein MLQSFTHYGIHLLLPLIVALVWYKSNWKMAFLIMFAGILIDLDHLLANPIFDPNRCSIGFHPLHSSFAILFYLFLLVPKKSRLVALGLVIHIIADLADCSFM; encoded by the coding sequence ATGCTACAAAGTTTTACGCATTATGGCATTCATTTACTTTTACCTTTAATAGTTGCATTGGTTTGGTATAAATCTAACTGGAAAATGGCTTTTCTAATCATGTTTGCTGGTATTTTAATAGATTTAGATCATCTTCTAGCAAACCCTATTTTCGACCCCAACAGATGTAGCATTGGCTTTCATCCATTACATTCGTCTTTTGCAATTTTGTTCTACCTATTTCTTCTCGTGCCTAAAAAATCCAGATTAGTGGCTTTAGGATTAGTAATACACATTATAGCAGATTTAGCAGATTGTAGTTTTATGTAA
- a CDS encoding endonuclease/exonuclease/phosphatase family protein, translating to MRNLSFINKIIYFINVIVAILLLLSYTLPFLPPKTFSFLSVVNLGVSFLILVNVLCFLYWLIKLKKQFVLSLVVLLIGYFFFGSLYKFSSSKSIENPENIKVMNYNVRLFNLYEWIPEKDIEIKIVDFIKTESPDVLSIQEYHPHKNINLSFFKYKYEHLSGKKTKYGQAIFSQYPIVNSGSIEFPDTGNNAIYADIVKGTDTIRIYNIHLESLHINTKVESLKNEDSERLFNRIGRTFSRQQFQTELFLKHKAQCKYKMVICGDFNNTAFSYVYRKIKGDLNDAFIEAGNGFGRTHDFKFFPVRIDFIFADEAFSVNGFKAYNEHYSDHFPIMTTLSLEAD from the coding sequence ATGAGAAATTTAAGCTTCATAAATAAAATCATCTATTTCATTAATGTTATTGTTGCTATTTTACTTCTATTATCCTATACCTTACCGTTTTTACCACCTAAAACATTTTCATTTCTTTCTGTAGTTAATTTAGGAGTTTCATTTTTAATTTTAGTTAACGTATTATGCTTTTTATATTGGCTTATAAAGCTTAAAAAGCAGTTTGTGTTATCGTTAGTTGTGCTTTTAATTGGCTATTTTTTCTTTGGGTCGTTATATAAATTTTCATCTTCAAAAAGTATAGAAAATCCGGAGAATATAAAAGTTATGAATTATAATGTGAGACTTTTTAATTTGTACGAATGGATTCCAGAAAAAGATATTGAAATTAAAATTGTAGATTTTATTAAAACAGAATCTCCAGATGTTTTAAGTATTCAGGAGTATCATCCACATAAAAACATAAATCTTTCCTTTTTTAAATATAAATATGAACACTTGTCAGGTAAAAAAACAAAATACGGGCAAGCTATCTTTTCGCAATATCCTATTGTAAATTCTGGTTCCATTGAGTTTCCCGATACTGGTAACAACGCTATTTATGCTGATATAGTTAAAGGAACAGATACTATTAGAATTTATAATATTCATTTAGAGTCGTTGCATATTAATACCAAAGTTGAAAGTCTAAAAAATGAAGATTCAGAACGACTTTTTAATAGAATAGGTAGAACTTTTAGTAGGCAGCAATTTCAAACCGAATTGTTTTTAAAACATAAAGCGCAATGTAAATACAAAATGGTGATTTGTGGCGATTTTAATAATACAGCGTTTTCATATGTGTACAGAAAAATTAAAGGAGATTTAAATGATGCATTTATTGAAGCTGGCAATGGTTTTGGGCGTACCCACGATTTTAAATTTTTTCCAGTTCGTATAGACTTTATTTTTGCTGATGAAGCTTTTTCTGTAAATGGTTTTAAAGCTTATAATGAACACTACTCTGATCATTTTCCAATAATGACAACTTTAAGTTTAGAAGCAGATTGA
- a CDS encoding ParB/RepB/Spo0J family partition protein, with the protein MAKATKKQALGRGLSALLNDPSNDIKSVQDKNADKVIGNIVELDIDFIEVNPFQPRTNFSEESLRELASSIKELGIIQPITVRKLGLNKYQLVSGERRYRASKLLNLETIPAYVRIANDQESLEMALVENIQRQDLDPIEIALSYQRLIDEINLTQEQMSERVGKKRSTIANYLRLLKLDPIIQTGMRDGFISMGHGRALITVEDQAIQLDIYEKILSDKLSVRETEGLVRNQNTSESKNTPSKKEEDEAVPKYIKKGITAFSEYFGHKIDVKVSKNGKGKITIPFHSEEDFNRIKKLVEGDSK; encoded by the coding sequence ATGGCTAAGGCAACTAAAAAACAGGCTTTAGGTAGAGGTTTATCGGCACTATTAAACGACCCTAGTAACGACATAAAATCGGTACAAGATAAAAATGCCGATAAAGTTATAGGTAATATAGTAGAGTTAGATATTGATTTTATTGAGGTTAACCCATTTCAACCGCGTACTAATTTTAGCGAAGAATCTTTACGCGAATTAGCTTCATCTATTAAAGAGTTGGGCATTATTCAACCTATTACGGTTAGAAAATTAGGGTTAAACAAATATCAATTAGTTTCAGGTGAACGCCGTTATAGAGCTTCTAAATTATTGAATTTAGAAACCATTCCTGCATATGTTAGAATTGCTAACGATCAGGAATCTTTAGAAATGGCTTTAGTTGAAAATATTCAACGTCAAGATTTAGATCCTATTGAAATTGCATTATCATACCAGCGTTTAATTGATGAAATAAATCTAACGCAAGAACAAATGAGTGAGCGTGTTGGAAAAAAACGTTCTACCATTGCAAACTATTTACGTTTATTAAAACTTGACCCAATTATTCAAACCGGAATGCGTGACGGTTTTATTTCTATGGGGCATGGTCGTGCTTTAATTACTGTTGAAGACCAAGCTATTCAATTAGATATTTACGAAAAAATACTTTCAGATAAACTATCGGTTAGAGAAACAGAAGGTTTAGTTAGAAACCAAAATACTTCCGAAAGTAAAAATACACCTTCAAAAAAAGAAGAAGATGAGGCAGTTCCAAAATACATAAAAAAAGGAATTACCGCTTTTTCTGAATACTTTGGTCACAAAATTGACGTTAAAGTCTCTAAAAACGGAAAAGGAAAAATTACCATTCCATTTCATTCAGAAGAAGATTTTAATCGTATTAAAAAATTAGTTGAAGGTGATTCAAAATAA
- a CDS encoding DUF5683 domain-containing protein — MQNKFLIASLLILSCCFSLIAQDKDSKKKQLPEEVLPEEVVIDSIIKTREPINPLSPAKAAFYSAILPGLGQAYNKKYWKIPIVYGAIGTGVYFYVTNNKEYNRYRDAYKSRLAGFTNDEFYLGANGEQLTTPRVTTEGLERAQKFFRKNKEISLLVTIGLYALNIIDANVDAHLLQYNVDENLSLAPHYKFDEFDASSSLGLTLNFKF, encoded by the coding sequence ATTCAAAATAAATTTCTAATAGCAAGTTTACTTATACTTTCGTGTTGTTTTTCTTTAATAGCCCAAGATAAAGACTCAAAAAAAAAACAACTCCCAGAAGAGGTTTTACCAGAAGAAGTTGTTATAGATTCAATTATAAAAACCAGAGAACCTATTAACCCGCTCTCTCCTGCTAAAGCAGCTTTTTATTCTGCAATTTTACCCGGATTAGGGCAAGCCTACAATAAAAAATACTGGAAAATCCCTATAGTTTACGGTGCGATTGGTACTGGTGTGTATTTTTATGTTACCAATAACAAAGAGTACAACCGTTATAGAGATGCTTACAAAAGTAGATTAGCCGGATTTACAAATGATGAATTTTATTTAGGTGCCAATGGTGAACAATTAACAACACCCAGAGTTACCACAGAAGGATTGGAACGTGCTCAAAAATTTTTCAGAAAAAATAAAGAAATATCACTTTTAGTTACCATTGGACTTTATGCTTTAAATATTATTGACGCTAATGTAGATGCGCATTTATTGCAATATAATGTAGATGAAAATTTATCTTTAGCACCACATTATAAGTTTGATGAATTTGATGCTTCAAGCAGTCTTGGACTAACTCTAAATTTTAAATTTTAA